The Halogranum gelatinilyticum genome includes a window with the following:
- a CDS encoding RNA methyltransferase produces MSDEEQPENENGHGPRQHKPVVVVVEPETPGNVGTIARAMKNFGLYDLKLVDPPEFDPDGEAYGFAGHAREDVLPNAETVTFDEVVENYHTVGFTGITNESSYSHDRFPFKTPVELKEDLKRVDTQTALVFGREGKGLNNDELRRLDEVASIPADGRYPILNLGQAATVTLYELRDLTVEETQLPDVEHARAPEQDIERFYDFFEQFLENSHFPEHQRDRTRLMMRRLVGRAHPTDREINTLLGLFRRANEQLEERGELLDELDREDRWNH; encoded by the coding sequence ATGAGCGACGAGGAGCAACCGGAGAACGAAAACGGACACGGGCCACGACAGCACAAGCCCGTCGTCGTCGTTGTCGAACCCGAGACGCCCGGCAACGTCGGCACCATCGCTCGGGCGATGAAGAACTTCGGGCTGTACGACCTCAAGCTGGTCGACCCCCCGGAGTTCGACCCCGACGGCGAGGCCTACGGCTTCGCCGGCCACGCCCGCGAGGACGTCCTCCCCAACGCCGAGACGGTCACGTTCGACGAGGTCGTCGAGAACTACCACACGGTGGGCTTTACCGGCATCACCAACGAGTCGAGCTACAGCCACGACCGCTTCCCGTTCAAGACGCCCGTCGAACTGAAAGAGGACCTGAAGCGCGTCGACACGCAGACGGCACTCGTCTTCGGCCGCGAGGGGAAGGGCCTGAACAACGACGAACTCCGCCGACTGGACGAGGTAGCCTCGATTCCCGCCGACGGCCGGTATCCGATTCTCAATCTCGGACAGGCCGCGACAGTCACCCTCTACGAACTCCGTGACCTGACCGTCGAGGAGACGCAGCTGCCAGACGTCGAGCACGCTCGCGCACCGGAGCAAGACATCGAACGGTTCTACGACTTCTTCGAGCAGTTCCTCGAGAACTCACATTTCCCCGAGCACCAGCGCGACCGGACGAGGCTGATGATGCGTCGGCTCGTCGGCCGCGCGCATCCGACCGACCGCGAGATCAACACCCTGCTCGGACTGTTCCGCCGGGCGAACGAGCAGCTGGAAGAGCGCGGCGAACTGCTGGACGAACTGGACCGAGAGGACCGCTGGAACCACTGA
- a CDS encoding carbohydrate ABC transporter permease, with the protein MSTSFDPKQLDLGRVSVYAVLLVMVAFYLSPLETGLMTALKTQDAFFSTTPFAPPPAGGFTFEPWGNAFDRLAPGLFNSLLFAVPATVLSALFGSMAAYGMTNLNWKYQVGVLSLFVAGVFIPYQSVLVPLTRFWAMVDVASLLSFIPFVAERAGLVELAVTHTAYGIPICTVLFRGYYLSLDTEMLEAARLDGATPARIYRKIVLPLSKPMFAVALIYQFTNIWNDLLFALVLVSDPANAPVTIALNTLKGSMVQQYNVQMAGAFVAALPTLVIYVLFGEQFAKGVAGET; encoded by the coding sequence ATGAGTACGTCTTTCGATCCAAAACAACTCGACCTCGGCCGGGTGAGCGTCTACGCCGTCCTCCTCGTGATGGTGGCGTTCTACCTCTCCCCGCTCGAAACGGGCCTGATGACCGCACTGAAGACGCAGGACGCGTTCTTCAGTACGACGCCGTTCGCGCCGCCACCGGCTGGCGGCTTCACCTTCGAGCCGTGGGGCAACGCCTTCGACCGGCTCGCGCCGGGGCTGTTCAACAGCCTCCTCTTCGCGGTGCCGGCGACGGTTCTGTCGGCACTGTTCGGCTCGATGGCGGCCTACGGCATGACCAACCTGAACTGGAAGTACCAGGTCGGTGTCCTCTCTCTGTTCGTCGCCGGCGTGTTCATCCCGTACCAGTCCGTTCTGGTGCCGCTGACGCGCTTCTGGGCGATGGTCGACGTCGCCAGTCTGCTGTCGTTCATCCCGTTCGTCGCCGAGCGCGCGGGTCTCGTCGAACTCGCGGTGACACACACCGCGTACGGCATCCCCATCTGTACCGTGCTCTTCCGGGGCTACTACCTCTCCTTGGACACGGAGATGCTGGAGGCCGCACGGCTCGACGGGGCGACGCCGGCACGCATCTACCGGAAGATCGTCCTGCCGCTGTCGAAACCCATGTTCGCGGTCGCACTCATCTACCAGTTCACGAATATCTGGAACGACCTGTTGTTCGCGCTGGTACTCGTGAGCGACCCGGCCAACGCACCGGTCACCATCGCCCTCAACACGCTGAAGGGGTCGATGGTTCAGCAGTACAACGTCCAGATGGCGGGCGCGTTCGTCGCGGCGCTCCCGACGCTCGTCATCTACGTCCTGTTCGGTGAACAGTTCGCGAAAGGCGTCGCAGGTGAAACCTAA
- a CDS encoding HVO_2901 family zinc finger protein, with amino-acid sequence MPGVNLHRETKGRELLVCRKCGTRFPEGKATQDGWYYRCPEDGCDAEGIGEGLRRLRADEA; translated from the coding sequence ATGCCTGGGGTGAACCTCCATCGGGAGACAAAAGGTCGGGAACTGCTCGTATGCCGAAAGTGTGGAACACGCTTCCCAGAAGGGAAGGCGACACAGGACGGCTGGTACTATCGCTGTCCCGAAGACGGCTGTGACGCGGAGGGAATCGGCGAGGGGCTGCGCCGACTCCGCGCCGACGAAGCCTAA
- a CDS encoding MaoC family dehydratase, which translates to MAIFYEDLAVGEVEEFGAYDVTEAELLAFAEQYDPQWFHVDKERAEAESMYGGLITSGWHTASMTMRMLVDHHFSEAVSLGAKGIHEIRWRVPVRAGDTLSVRTEILEKEVETPSRGVVVTKAETLNQADEVVMRQVSEVMYARRDGE; encoded by the coding sequence ATGGCAATCTTCTACGAGGACCTGGCGGTCGGAGAGGTCGAGGAGTTCGGCGCGTACGACGTCACCGAAGCGGAGTTACTGGCGTTCGCCGAACAGTACGACCCCCAGTGGTTCCACGTCGACAAGGAGCGCGCCGAGGCGGAGTCGATGTACGGCGGTCTCATCACGAGCGGCTGGCACACTGCGTCGATGACGATGCGGATGCTCGTCGACCACCACTTCTCGGAGGCCGTCTCGCTCGGTGCGAAGGGCATACACGAAATCCGTTGGCGTGTGCCGGTCCGCGCTGGCGACACGCTCTCCGTCCGCACCGAGATTCTGGAGAAAGAAGTCGAGACACCGAGTCGCGGTGTGGTCGTCACCAAGGCGGAGACGCTGAATCAGGCCGACGAGGTCGTGATGCGACAGGTCTCGGAAGTGATGTACGCCCGGCGCGACGGGGAGTGA
- a CDS encoding class II fumarate hydratase, producing the protein MSEDFRTERDSLGEMQVPSDAYWGAQTQRAVENFPISGITFGRRFVRALGVVKKAAAQANRDLGLVDDDKAEAIIEAADEVIAGEHDDQFPVDVFQTGSGTSSNMNANEVIANRAAEIMGAEIGDRVVHPNDHVNYGQSSNDVIPTAMHVSALEAVEKDLFPALDTLREALEAKEEEFDDVVKTGRTHLQDATPVTLGQEFGGYKTQVEKGLARLDYVRDHLGELALGGTAVGTGLNTHPEFPAKAAEYISEETGVAFREADNHFEAQAAHDAMSEAHGALRTVAGSLNKIANDLRLLASGPRNGLGEIEQPENQPGSSIMPGKINPVVAEAVNQVHKQVVGNDAAISAGAAEGQIDLNLYKPVLAHNFLESAQLLSNSADVFAERFVAKLEANEEHCADQVERSMALATALNPAIGYDKASKVAKKALADNKTVKEVVVDEGYLSEEEAEDVLDPEKMTHRGILGQDD; encoded by the coding sequence ATGAGCGAGGACTTCAGAACCGAACGTGATAGCCTCGGAGAGATGCAGGTACCCTCGGACGCCTACTGGGGTGCCCAGACCCAACGCGCGGTCGAGAACTTCCCCATCTCCGGTATCACCTTCGGCCGACGCTTCGTCCGCGCGCTCGGCGTCGTCAAGAAGGCGGCTGCGCAGGCGAACCGCGACCTCGGACTCGTCGACGACGACAAGGCCGAGGCCATCATCGAGGCCGCCGACGAGGTCATCGCCGGCGAGCACGACGACCAGTTCCCGGTCGACGTCTTCCAGACCGGCTCCGGAACGTCCTCGAACATGAACGCCAACGAGGTCATCGCCAACCGCGCCGCCGAGATCATGGGCGCGGAGATCGGCGACCGCGTCGTCCACCCGAACGACCACGTCAACTACGGCCAGTCGTCGAACGACGTCATCCCGACGGCGATGCACGTCTCGGCACTCGAAGCCGTCGAGAAGGACCTCTTCCCCGCGCTCGACACGCTCCGCGAGGCACTCGAAGCCAAAGAGGAGGAGTTCGACGACGTCGTCAAGACTGGCCGGACACACTTGCAGGACGCCACGCCCGTCACGCTGGGCCAGGAGTTCGGCGGCTACAAGACGCAGGTCGAGAAGGGGCTGGCCCGCCTCGACTACGTCCGTGACCATCTCGGCGAACTGGCCCTCGGCGGCACCGCCGTCGGCACCGGTCTCAACACCCACCCCGAGTTCCCGGCCAAGGCGGCCGAATACATCTCCGAGGAGACCGGCGTCGCCTTCCGCGAGGCCGACAACCACTTCGAGGCACAGGCCGCCCACGACGCCATGAGCGAGGCCCACGGCGCGCTTCGCACGGTCGCCGGCAGCCTGAACAAGATCGCCAACGACCTTCGACTCCTGGCCTCCGGCCCGCGCAACGGTCTCGGCGAGATCGAACAGCCGGAGAACCAGCCCGGCTCCTCGATCATGCCCGGCAAGATCAACCCCGTCGTCGCCGAGGCAGTCAATCAGGTCCACAAGCAGGTCGTCGGCAACGACGCCGCCATCTCTGCCGGTGCTGCGGAGGGCCAGATCGACCTGAACCTCTACAAGCCGGTGCTCGCGCACAACTTCCTCGAATCGGCACAGTTGCTCTCGAACTCCGCCGACGTGTTCGCCGAGCGGTTCGTCGCGAAGCTCGAAGCCAACGAGGAGCACTGCGCCGACCAGGTCGAGCGCAGCATGGCACTGGCGACGGCACTCAACCCCGCCATCGGCTACGACAAGGCCTCGAAGGTCGCAAAGAAGGCACTCGCCGACAACAAGACGGTGAAGGAGGTCGTCGTCGACGAGGGCTATCTGAGCGAGGAGGAGGCCGAGGACGTGCTCGACCCCGAGAAGATGACGCACCGGGGCATTCTGGGACAGGACGACTGA
- a CDS encoding carbohydrate ABC transporter permease has protein sequence MFRPFFRACSRIRASVGDGDGGSERVTGSADVRTDDGDAVRTDGGVAESAMAAESDSDSGSVLDSEFVQSLPFWGPPAFLVVLFVYGAVVWNGVISLTDWEGLGQPEYSNFDLSVYVRMAGELADPTSNFFVATRNTVALLVAFTVVTLVLGLLLAILIDQGVRFDNTFRVIYLLPMSLSFVVTAIFWSWMYNPTIGLVNETLRAVGLGAFTQTWLSDPQFKLGAVIFALMWQFSGYAMVVYLAGLQAIPDDQYEAAKVDGASTVRMYWRVIIPQLRSSTTSAAVVLMVFALKAFDFLFVMFGPNPGPSVDILSVMMFREAFMSTNWSYGSGIATVLFAMALGVIAPYLYRQYQRGEL, from the coding sequence ATGTTCCGACCTTTCTTTCGTGCGTGCAGTCGCATCCGTGCCAGCGTCGGCGACGGCGACGGTGGAAGTGAGCGCGTGACCGGCAGTGCGGACGTTCGAACCGACGACGGTGACGCGGTCCGAACCGACGGCGGCGTCGCCGAGTCGGCGATGGCGGCCGAGAGCGACAGCGACAGCGGCTCGGTCCTCGACAGCGAGTTCGTCCAGTCGCTGCCCTTCTGGGGACCGCCTGCGTTCCTCGTCGTGCTGTTCGTCTACGGCGCGGTCGTGTGGAACGGCGTCATCTCCCTGACCGACTGGGAGGGACTCGGCCAGCCCGAGTATTCGAACTTCGACCTCTCGGTGTACGTCCGGATGGCGGGCGAACTCGCCGACCCGACGTCGAACTTCTTCGTCGCCACCCGTAACACGGTCGCACTGCTCGTCGCGTTCACGGTCGTGACGCTCGTGTTGGGCCTCCTCCTGGCGATTCTCATCGACCAGGGCGTCCGCTTCGACAACACGTTCCGCGTCATCTACCTGCTGCCGATGAGCCTCTCATTCGTCGTCACGGCCATCTTCTGGTCGTGGATGTACAACCCGACCATCGGCCTCGTCAACGAGACGCTTCGGGCCGTGGGATTGGGCGCGTTCACACAGACGTGGCTCTCAGACCCGCAGTTCAAGTTAGGAGCCGTGATATTCGCGTTGATGTGGCAGTTCTCCGGCTACGCGATGGTCGTCTATCTGGCCGGTCTACAGGCCATCCCGGACGACCAGTACGAGGCCGCCAAGGTCGACGGCGCGTCGACGGTTCGGATGTACTGGCGCGTCATCATCCCGCAGCTGCGGTCGTCGACCACGAGCGCCGCCGTCGTCCTGATGGTGTTCGCGCTCAAGGCCTTCGACTTCCTGTTCGTGATGTTCGGTCCGAACCCCGGCCCGTCGGTGGACATCCTCTCGGTCATGATGTTCCGCGAGGCGTTCATGTCGACCAACTGGTCGTACGGCTCGGGTATCGCGACCGTCCTCTTCGCGATGGCACTCGGCGTCATCGCACCCTACCTCTACCGGCAGTACCAGCGAGGTGAACTATGA
- a CDS encoding ABC transporter substrate-binding protein, producing MTDEDTDRLSRRSVVKATGVAGMAGMTGLAGCTGGGDGGDGGDGGATDGDGGDGDTDGGSGDGGSGSNTFEIVHWWTAGGEQEALQALLEGFQEEYPDAEVENNPAPGGAGSALDTVIKNRVLNENPPSTFQIWPGKALYPYTDADLLTDISDSVWGQNNMKDAYLDGVKSVARAGTENYVSVPINIHRLNNLFYNKSVVESAGVDPESINDPNQLADALDTIAQETNAVPMAHQTQSPWSTVQLWETIFIGEQGVGAFETFTNGDVESLEDEVKAALERLNQYSEHYPEDSGSISWDQGNSMVVNGEAAFIHQGDWAAGQYNAASDFEYDTDWGNTSFPGTSGVYSLVIDSFVYPTNNPSPDLTEKFLTYCGTKDAQVRFNTRKGSIPPRTDVSMDEFGPFLQTQSEDFSNSNEQPATIAHGTAVRPEVKSNIEGAFASFLESGDVDRTYDELVAAFDV from the coding sequence ATGACAGACGAAGACACTGACAGGCTTTCTCGTCGCTCGGTCGTGAAGGCGACTGGCGTGGCGGGGATGGCCGGTATGACAGGACTCGCAGGATGTACAGGCGGCGGAGATGGTGGCGACGGTGGCGACGGCGGAGCCACGGACGGTGACGGCGGCGACGGCGACACAGACGGCGGCAGTGGCGACGGCGGCAGCGGTAGCAACACCTTCGAAATCGTCCACTGGTGGACCGCCGGTGGCGAGCAGGAGGCACTGCAGGCACTCCTCGAAGGCTTCCAGGAGGAGTATCCGGACGCCGAAGTCGAGAACAACCCCGCACCCGGCGGCGCGGGCAGCGCGCTGGACACGGTCATCAAGAACCGCGTCCTCAACGAGAATCCGCCGTCGACCTTCCAGATCTGGCCCGGTAAGGCACTGTATCCGTACACCGACGCCGACCTGCTGACCGACATCAGCGACAGCGTCTGGGGACAGAACAACATGAAGGACGCCTACCTCGACGGCGTCAAGTCGGTGGCGCGAGCCGGAACGGAGAACTACGTCTCCGTGCCCATCAACATCCACCGACTGAACAACCTCTTCTACAACAAGTCGGTCGTCGAGAGCGCGGGCGTCGACCCCGAGAGCATCAACGACCCGAACCAGCTGGCGGACGCACTCGACACCATCGCCCAGGAGACGAACGCCGTCCCGATGGCCCACCAGACCCAGTCGCCGTGGTCGACGGTCCAGCTCTGGGAGACCATCTTCATCGGCGAGCAGGGCGTCGGTGCCTTCGAGACGTTCACGAACGGCGACGTCGAGAGCCTCGAAGACGAGGTCAAGGCCGCGCTCGAACGGCTCAACCAGTACAGCGAGCACTACCCCGAGGACTCCGGTTCCATCTCGTGGGACCAAGGGAACTCGATGGTCGTCAACGGCGAGGCCGCGTTCATCCACCAGGGTGACTGGGCTGCTGGCCAGTACAACGCAGCCTCGGACTTCGAGTACGACACCGACTGGGGCAACACCTCGTTCCCCGGCACGTCGGGCGTCTACTCGCTCGTCATCGACTCGTTCGTCTACCCGACGAACAACCCCTCGCCCGACCTGACCGAGAAGTTCCTGACCTACTGCGGGACGAAGGACGCGCAGGTCCGGTTCAACACGCGGAAGGGTTCCATCCCGCCGCGGACCGACGTCTCGATGGACGAGTTCGGTCCGTTCCTGCAGACCCAGAGCGAGGACTTCTCGAACTCCAACGAACAGCCGGCGACCATCGCCCACGGAACGGCGGTGCGACCCGAGGTCAAGAGCAACATCGAAGGCGCGTTCGCGAGCTTCCTCGAGTCCGGCGACGTCGACCGGACCTACGACGAACTCGTCGCCGCCTTCGACGTCTAA
- a CDS encoding ABC transporter ATP-binding protein gives MAELTLDSVTKRFDDVVAVDGVSVDIEDGEFLVLVGPSGCGKSTTLRMIAGLESISEGDIRLGTTSLSGKRPKERDIAMVFQSYALYPHMSVRQNMSFGLEESTDLSKDAIRGQVDEAAAMLDIDELLERKPGELSGGQQQRVALGRAIVREPEVFLMDEPLSNLDAKLRAQMRTELQRIQEDLDTTTVYVTHDQTEAMTMGDRIAILDGGQLQQVGTPLEVYHKPANRFVAGFIGEPSMNFFEMEVQGDRIVGDDFAYPLSDETREAVGDASHVTLGIRPEDIEVVSEATDSHDFETVVDVVEPMGNENNVYLSFSPEEEHSFVATVGGMRSVEPGQPVVARFSEDAIHIFDSETGMALRNRSLAEMESSEPRL, from the coding sequence ATGGCAGAACTCACACTCGATTCGGTCACGAAACGCTTCGACGACGTCGTCGCAGTCGACGGCGTCTCCGTAGACATCGAAGACGGGGAGTTTCTCGTCCTCGTCGGTCCCTCCGGCTGTGGGAAGTCGACGACGCTCCGGATGATCGCCGGGCTGGAGAGCATCTCCGAAGGCGACATCCGCCTCGGGACGACCTCCCTGTCGGGCAAACGCCCGAAGGAACGGGACATCGCGATGGTGTTCCAGTCCTACGCGCTCTACCCACATATGAGCGTCCGCCAGAACATGAGCTTCGGTCTCGAAGAGTCGACGGACCTCTCGAAGGACGCCATCCGGGGCCAGGTCGACGAGGCCGCAGCGATGCTCGACATCGACGAGCTGCTCGAACGCAAGCCCGGCGAGCTGTCGGGTGGGCAACAGCAGCGTGTCGCACTCGGCCGCGCCATCGTCCGCGAACCCGAGGTGTTCCTGATGGACGAGCCGCTCTCGAACCTGGACGCGAAGCTCCGCGCACAGATGCGGACGGAACTCCAGCGCATCCAGGAGGACCTCGACACGACCACCGTCTACGTCACCCACGACCAGACGGAGGCGATGACGATGGGCGACCGTATCGCCATCCTCGACGGCGGCCAACTCCAGCAGGTCGGCACGCCGCTTGAGGTCTACCACAAACCCGCGAACCGCTTCGTCGCGGGCTTCATCGGCGAGCCGTCGATGAACTTCTTCGAGATGGAGGTGCAGGGAGACAGAATCGTCGGCGACGACTTCGCCTACCCGCTCTCCGACGAGACCCGTGAGGCCGTCGGCGACGCGAGCCACGTCACGCTCGGCATCCGTCCCGAAGACATCGAGGTCGTGAGCGAGGCGACCGACAGCCACGACTTCGAGACGGTCGTCGACGTGGTCGAGCCGATGGGCAACGAGAACAACGTCTATCTCTCCTTCTCGCCGGAGGAAGAACACTCGTTCGTCGCCACGGTCGGCGGGATGCGCTCGGTCGAGCCGGGACAGCCCGTCGTCGCACGCTTCTCCGAAGACGCCATCCACATCTTCGACAGCGAGACGGGCATGGCACTCAGAAACCGCTCGCTCGCCGAGATGGAGTCGTCCGAGCCGCGACTGTAG
- the gatE gene encoding Glu-tRNA(Gln) amidotransferase subunit GatE, with protein MTEYDYEELGLVAGLEIHQQLDTATKLYCQCPTDRREPEEATRAFTRYLHPTKSELGEIDDAALEESRVDREFEYLAFDSTCLVEEDDEPPHHIDDEALDVTMQIAAMLDMSVVDQAHVMRKLVVDGSNTSGFQRTTLVGQDGQLQTSDGPVGVEDLLLEEESAGRVEETDDGVRYSLDRLGIPLVEIGTSPDISSPEQAREAAERIGMLLRSTGKVKRGLGTIRQDVNVSIADGARVEMKGVQSLDDIEDLVRLEVQRQVELLEIRDELQARDAHVGETQDVTATFEGTESGVIKGALDGGKVTAVPLYGFDGLVGHELQPDRRLGTEFSDHAKRHGAGGIFHTDELPAYGVTAEEVDALKEAVGAGDDDAVAIVAADTETAELAIEAVKERAETAIEGVPEETRGANDDATTRYLRPLPGAARMYPETDVPPVEPDPSEVEIPELLTERVERYQEEFGLGAGLAEQVAFGRRMPLFETAVAEGIDATLAAGTLESTTTELRRDDVAVENLTDDHLLGVLRLVDDGDLAKEGVVDVLTVLAENPGLTAEEAVEEAGLSGVDEAEVRAAVQEVVDRNEEQVEEQGMGAFSALMGEAMGALRGKADGEIVSSTLREEIQKRA; from the coding sequence ATGACCGAGTACGATTACGAGGAGCTCGGACTCGTCGCGGGGCTGGAGATTCACCAGCAGCTCGACACCGCGACGAAGCTCTACTGCCAGTGTCCGACCGACCGACGTGAGCCCGAGGAGGCCACGCGGGCGTTCACCCGCTATCTCCATCCGACGAAGAGCGAACTCGGCGAGATCGACGACGCCGCGCTCGAAGAGAGCCGCGTCGACCGCGAGTTCGAGTATCTCGCCTTCGACTCTACCTGTCTCGTCGAGGAGGACGACGAACCGCCGCACCACATCGACGACGAGGCACTCGACGTGACGATGCAGATCGCCGCGATGCTCGATATGTCCGTCGTCGACCAGGCGCACGTGATGCGCAAGCTCGTCGTCGACGGCTCGAACACGTCGGGCTTCCAGCGCACGACGCTCGTCGGCCAGGACGGCCAACTCCAGACGAGCGACGGCCCGGTCGGCGTCGAGGACCTGCTGCTCGAAGAGGAGTCGGCGGGCCGCGTCGAGGAGACCGACGACGGCGTCCGCTACAGCCTCGACCGACTCGGCATTCCGCTCGTCGAGATCGGCACCAGCCCGGACATCTCCTCGCCCGAGCAGGCCCGCGAGGCCGCCGAGCGGATCGGGATGCTCCTGCGCTCGACCGGAAAGGTCAAGCGCGGTCTCGGCACCATCCGCCAGGACGTCAACGTCTCTATCGCCGACGGCGCGCGCGTCGAGATGAAGGGTGTTCAGTCGCTCGACGACATCGAGGACCTCGTCCGGCTCGAAGTCCAGCGACAGGTCGAACTCCTCGAAATCCGCGACGAACTGCAGGCCCGCGACGCCCACGTCGGCGAGACGCAGGACGTCACCGCGACCTTCGAGGGCACCGAGAGCGGCGTCATCAAGGGCGCGCTCGACGGCGGGAAGGTCACGGCCGTCCCCCTCTACGGCTTCGACGGACTCGTCGGCCACGAACTCCAGCCTGACCGCCGCCTCGGCACGGAGTTCTCCGACCACGCCAAACGCCACGGCGCGGGCGGCATCTTCCACACCGACGAACTGCCAGCCTACGGCGTCACGGCCGAAGAAGTCGACGCGCTGAAGGAAGCGGTCGGCGCGGGCGACGACGACGCGGTCGCCATCGTCGCGGCCGACACCGAGACGGCAGAGCTGGCCATCGAGGCGGTCAAAGAGCGCGCCGAGACGGCCATCGAGGGCGTCCCGGAGGAGACCCGCGGTGCCAACGACGACGCGACGACGCGCTACCTCCGACCGCTGCCCGGCGCGGCGCGGATGTATCCCGAGACGGACGTGCCGCCCGTCGAACCCGACCCCTCGGAGGTCGAGATTCCGGAACTCCTCACCGAGCGCGTCGAGCGGTATCAAGAGGAGTTCGGTCTCGGTGCCGGTCTGGCGGAGCAGGTCGCCTTCGGCCGTCGGATGCCGCTGTTCGAGACGGCCGTCGCCGAGGGTATCGACGCGACGCTCGCCGCCGGAACCCTGGAGTCGACGACGACGGAACTCCGCCGGGACGACGTGGCCGTCGAGAACCTCACCGACGACCATCTGCTCGGCGTGCTGCGACTCGTCGATGACGGCGACCTCGCAAAGGAGGGCGTCGTCGACGTGCTGACCGTCCTCGCGGAGAACCCCGGCCTGACAGCCGAGGAAGCCGTCGAGGAGGCCGGTCTCTCCGGCGTCGACGAGGCCGAGGTCCGCGCTGCGGTCCAGGAGGTCGTCGACCGCAACGAGGAACAGGTCGAAGAACAGGGCATGGGCGCGTTCTCGGCACTCATGGGCGAGGCGATGGGCGCGCTCCGCGGGAAGGCCGACGGCGAGATCGTCAGTTCGACCCTCCGCGAAGAGATCCAGAAGCGCGCCTGA